Below is a window of Desulfobotulus mexicanus DNA.
TGTTCTTACAATTCCTTGCGCTGATCTATGTCAGTTCTATACGTTCCACAATAAAAAAAGACGAAAAAATTAAATATTTTACAGTCGAAAAGGTGATGGAAGAGATGGAAACTCTGGTCAAAATCAAATATTCCAATCGATATGGGCAGGTTTTCACTGAAACAACACCGACTCATCGACGGTTAATGGAGCTCTTCAATATAAAGTTGTCACCATAGTTACAATTTTCGGGAATTCAGGTTGTATAGCCCTTGCCTACGCCCACTTTTTTTCCTTCCAGCTCATGGGTGTAGGCGATGAATTCCCTGTCAGGCCGTGTAACAATAACCAGCGGAAAGGATATGTAGGGATCTGTGAAAAGCACTTCGGTTTTTACATCATCATCCAGAGCCAAAGCGGGTATGAGATCAATTTCCTTTTTTTCAAATTTGTCCAGCACCTCCTGCCATGTTTCACTGAGAATAAATTCCATCCCGATGCCGGTGCTGCTGATGATGATGTCAAGGT
It encodes the following:
- a CDS encoding transporter substrate-binding domain-containing protein; translated protein: MKRFMIVLIFVLCLTALSFFSENSIALDLSPEEKIWLQEIPPLRFSEVDWQPLSYTSDYPVYKGLIADYLDIIISSTGIGMEFILSETWQEVLDKFEKKEIDLIPALALDDDVKTEVLFTDPYISFPLVIVTRPDREFIAYTHELEGKKVGVGKGYTT